Proteins encoded by one window of Martelella endophytica:
- the ffh gene encoding signal recognition particle protein: MFENLQDRLGSVLKGLTGRGSLSEADVAAALREVRRALLEADVALEVVRDFTARVREKAVGAEVLKSIKPGQMVVKIVHDELVEMLGSEGVTIDLNAPAPVVIMMVGLQGSGKTTTTGKIAARMTNRDRKRVLMASLDTRRPAAQEQLKQIGEQTKVDTLPVIPGQDPVSIAKRAVQAAKLGGHDIVILDTAGRTHIDEPLMVEMADIRKVSNPHEILLVADSLTGQDAVNLARNFDERVGITGLVLTRMDGDGRGGAALSMRAVTGKPIKLIGTGEKMDALEEFHPKRIADRILGMGDIVSLVEKAAETIDAEKARAMAEKMAKGKFDMNDMAEQLKQMQNMGGMGGIMGMMPGMGGMKDKLAAAGMDDSVFKRQLAIISSMTKYERAHPDVLKNSRKKRIAAGSGTSAADINKLLKMHRQMADMMKAMGGKGKGKMKQMMNMLGGGMGGGMPGGLPGGMGGMPDLSKLDANQLAELQKQAGSLGGGGLPGLGSPKLPGLGGGFGGFGKGKK, translated from the coding sequence GGTTCCGTCCTCAAGGGACTGACAGGCCGCGGATCGCTTTCGGAAGCCGACGTCGCTGCAGCACTTCGCGAAGTGCGCCGCGCGTTGCTTGAGGCTGACGTTGCGCTGGAAGTGGTGCGCGACTTCACCGCCCGCGTGCGCGAAAAGGCCGTCGGCGCCGAAGTTCTGAAGTCGATCAAGCCGGGCCAGATGGTGGTCAAGATCGTCCATGACGAGCTGGTCGAGATGCTGGGCTCGGAAGGCGTCACCATCGATCTCAACGCGCCCGCCCCGGTCGTCATCATGATGGTCGGCCTGCAGGGCTCGGGCAAGACCACGACCACCGGCAAGATCGCGGCGCGGATGACGAACCGCGACCGCAAACGCGTGCTCATGGCTTCGCTCGACACCCGCCGCCCGGCGGCGCAGGAGCAGCTGAAGCAGATCGGCGAGCAGACAAAGGTCGACACCCTGCCGGTGATTCCCGGCCAGGACCCCGTTTCGATCGCCAAGCGCGCCGTACAGGCCGCCAAGCTCGGCGGTCATGACATCGTCATCCTCGACACCGCCGGCCGCACCCATATCGACGAGCCGCTGATGGTCGAGATGGCCGACATCCGCAAGGTGTCGAACCCGCATGAAATCCTGCTGGTTGCCGACAGCCTGACCGGTCAGGATGCCGTCAATCTGGCGCGCAACTTCGATGAGCGCGTCGGCATCACCGGCCTGGTGCTGACCCGCATGGATGGCGACGGCCGCGGCGGTGCGGCCCTTTCGATGCGCGCCGTTACCGGCAAGCCGATCAAGCTCATCGGTACCGGCGAGAAGATGGACGCGCTGGAGGAGTTTCATCCCAAGCGCATCGCCGACCGCATCCTCGGCATGGGCGACATTGTCTCGCTGGTCGAAAAGGCCGCCGAGACGATCGACGCCGAAAAGGCGCGGGCCATGGCCGAGAAGATGGCCAAGGGCAAGTTCGACATGAACGACATGGCCGAACAGCTGAAGCAGATGCAGAACATGGGCGGCATGGGCGGCATCATGGGCATGATGCCCGGCATGGGCGGCATGAAGGACAAGCTCGCGGCGGCCGGAATGGACGACAGCGTGTTCAAGCGCCAGCTCGCCATCATCTCGTCGATGACCAAATATGAGCGCGCCCATCCGGACGTTTTGAAGAATTCGCGCAAGAAGCGCATTGCCGCAGGTTCCGGCACCTCAGCTGCCGACATCAACAAGCTTTTGAAGATGCACCGCCAGATGGCCGACATGATGAAGGCCATGGGCGGCAAGGGCAAAGGCAAGATGAAGCAGATGATGAACATGCTCGGCGGCGGCATGGGCGGTGGCATGCCGGGCGGCCTTCCCGGTGGAATGGGCGGCATGCCCGACCTTTCCAAGCTCGACGCCAACCAGCTTGCCGAACTGCAGAAGCAGGCCGGCAGCCTCGGTGGCGGCGGTCTTCCGGGCCTCGGCAGTCCGAAGCTTCCCGGTCTGGGCGGCGGCTTTGGCGGTTTTGGCAAGGGCAAGAAGTGA
- a CDS encoding response regulator transcription factor has protein sequence MAEEIVLLVDDSPEALSFLTDALEASGYSVLIATSGESALKIVEKITPDMVLMDAVMPKMDGFEACRRLKASPAAGTPVIFMTGLSETEHIVHALESGGVDYLTKPINIDELRARIRVHLANARSAQSARVALDATGRHLLAAGPDGRLRWMTPQASRLIADATGSEPDTGLISREIAAWLATGGGEAQPGSEAVLALSDAGRKLFQLAFLEKTGAEEFLFRVMPANPVGDDEVLRKHFAVTAREAEVLMWIAKGKTNRDIADILGLSTRTVNKHLEQIYVKLGVENRASAAVKAAYVLHDI, from the coding sequence ATGGCTGAGGAAATCGTACTTCTGGTCGATGACAGCCCCGAGGCGCTCAGTTTCCTGACGGATGCGCTCGAAGCCTCAGGCTATTCGGTGCTGATCGCCACCTCCGGCGAAAGCGCGCTGAAGATCGTCGAGAAGATCACGCCCGACATGGTGCTCATGGATGCGGTGATGCCGAAGATGGACGGGTTCGAGGCCTGCAGGCGGCTGAAGGCCAGCCCGGCTGCCGGCACGCCGGTGATCTTCATGACAGGGCTGTCGGAGACCGAACACATCGTCCATGCGCTGGAATCGGGCGGCGTCGACTACCTGACGAAGCCGATCAACATCGATGAACTGAGGGCCCGCATCCGCGTCCACCTCGCCAATGCCCGCTCGGCCCAGAGCGCGCGGGTTGCGCTCGATGCGACAGGGCGGCATCTCCTGGCCGCGGGGCCGGATGGCAGGCTTCGGTGGATGACGCCGCAGGCGAGCCGCCTGATCGCGGACGCCACCGGCAGCGAGCCGGACACTGGGTTAATCTCGAGGGAAATCGCCGCATGGCTCGCAACCGGCGGTGGAGAGGCACAGCCGGGCAGCGAGGCCGTGCTGGCACTCAGCGACGCCGGCAGGAAGCTCTTTCAGCTCGCCTTTCTGGAAAAGACCGGCGCCGAGGAATTCCTGTTTCGGGTGATGCCGGCCAATCCTGTCGGCGACGACGAGGTGCTGCGCAAGCATTTCGCGGTGACGGCACGCGAAGCCGAGGTACTGATGTGGATCGCCAAGGGCAAGACCAACCGCGACATCGCCGACATTCTGGGCCTTTCGACCCGCACGGTGAACAAGCATCTGGAACAGATCTACGTCAAGCTGGGCGTCGAAAACCGCGCCTCTGCCGCCGTCAAGGCGGCCTATGTGCTGCATGACATCTGA
- a CDS encoding aspartyl/asparaginyl beta-hydroxylase domain-containing protein: MAKAETKTGNDGQTFGTEGIAPMERPSAVTRFFMGIVNWAEKLNLKYAIHGNPPVYDNATFPWAKDIEAAAPAIRAELDKVLLRQSELPSFQDISTDVKTISSDNHWKTFFLLGYGLKSEQNIKACPNTWAAMQKIPGLTTVMFSIFEPGKHLPAHRGPYNGVLRLHLGMIVPEAAPDELAIRVKDQICHWEEGKVLIFDDAYEHEAWNHTDKTRVVVFVDFVKPTRFPAKFVNWLLMNMAVFTPFIREGLDNHKDWEKKFYAEAEALRNRP; this comes from the coding sequence ATGGCGAAGGCAGAGACGAAAACCGGCAATGACGGCCAGACTTTCGGAACCGAAGGCATCGCGCCGATGGAGCGTCCGAGCGCGGTGACCCGCTTCTTCATGGGCATCGTCAACTGGGCGGAAAAGCTCAACCTGAAATATGCAATCCATGGCAATCCGCCGGTCTATGACAACGCCACCTTCCCGTGGGCAAAGGATATCGAGGCGGCGGCCCCCGCCATCCGCGCAGAGCTCGACAAGGTTCTGTTGCGCCAGAGCGAGCTGCCGAGCTTTCAGGATATCTCGACCGACGTGAAGACGATCTCCAGCGACAATCACTGGAAGACTTTCTTTCTGCTGGGCTACGGACTGAAATCGGAACAGAACATCAAGGCCTGCCCGAACACCTGGGCAGCGATGCAGAAGATTCCGGGACTGACGACCGTCATGTTCTCGATTTTCGAGCCCGGCAAGCACCTGCCGGCGCATCGCGGCCCTTATAATGGCGTGCTGCGGCTGCATCTCGGCATGATCGTGCCGGAGGCGGCACCCGATGAGCTCGCAATCCGCGTCAAGGACCAGATCTGCCACTGGGAAGAAGGCAAGGTGCTGATCTTCGATGATGCCTATGAGCACGAAGCCTGGAACCATACCGACAAGACCCGCGTCGTGGTGTTCGTCGATTTCGTCAAGCCGACCCGCTTCCCAGCAAAATTCGTCAACTGGCTGCTGATGAACATGGCGGTGTTCACCCCCTTCATCCGCGAGGGGCTGGATAACCACAAGGACTGGGAAAAGAAGTTCTACGCCGAGGCGGAAGCGCTCAGAAACCGGCCGTAA
- a CDS encoding chorismate mutase: MTDTEIRQQLAQYRQSIDNLDAALVHVLAERFRCTKAVGHLKAQHDLPPADPAREEQQITRLRTLAKNADLDPDFAEKFLNFIIREVIRHHEQIAAEHSSVEQ, from the coding sequence ATGACCGACACCGAAATCCGCCAGCAGCTCGCGCAGTACCGCCAGTCGATCGACAATCTCGATGCGGCACTGGTGCATGTTCTGGCCGAACGCTTTCGTTGCACCAAGGCGGTTGGCCACCTGAAGGCCCAGCATGACCTTCCTCCGGCCGATCCGGCCCGCGAGGAACAGCAGATCACCCGGTTGAGGACTTTGGCGAAGAATGCCGACCTCGACCCAGACTTTGCCGAGAAATTCCTGAATTTCATCATCAGGGAAGTCATCCGGCACCATGAGCAGATCGCTGCAGAACACAGCAGCGTCGAACAGTAA
- the trmD gene encoding tRNA (guanosine(37)-N1)-methyltransferase TrmD, translating to MAFRATVLTLYPEMFPGHLGTSLAGRAADRGDWSLEAVNIRDFTEDKHRSVDDTPAGGGAGMVLRADILGKAIDAVSGDDDRPRLLMSPRGRPLTQKRVRELADGPGAVIVCGRFEGVDQRVIDRRGLEEVSIGDYILSGGEPAALVLLDAVVRVLPGVMGNALSGTHESFEDGLLEHPHYTRPAEWEGETIPEVLASGNHAAIDKWRHQKAMELTALRRPDLLDPED from the coding sequence ATGGCATTTCGCGCGACGGTTCTGACGCTTTATCCGGAGATGTTTCCCGGCCATCTCGGCACGTCGCTTGCCGGCCGGGCAGCCGATCGCGGCGACTGGTCGCTGGAAGCGGTCAACATCCGTGACTTCACCGAAGACAAGCACAGAAGCGTCGATGACACACCGGCCGGCGGGGGCGCCGGCATGGTGCTCAGAGCCGACATCCTCGGCAAGGCCATCGACGCCGTCTCGGGCGACGATGACCGGCCGCGGCTGCTGATGAGCCCGCGGGGCCGTCCCCTCACCCAGAAACGCGTGCGCGAACTTGCAGACGGCCCCGGCGCCGTGATCGTCTGCGGCCGTTTCGAGGGCGTCGACCAGCGCGTCATCGACCGTCGCGGTCTCGAGGAAGTCTCGATCGGCGACTACATCCTTTCAGGTGGCGAGCCGGCTGCGCTGGTGCTGCTCGATGCCGTCGTCCGGGTGCTTCCCGGCGTGATGGGCAATGCGCTTTCCGGTACGCATGAGAGCTTCGAGGACGGCCTTCTGGAGCATCCGCACTATACCCGACCCGCCGAATGGGAAGGCGAGACGATCCCCGAAGTGCTCGCCTCCGGCAATCACGCCGCGATCGACAAGTGGCGCCATCAAAAGGCGATGGAACTGACCGCCCTCAGGCGGCCGGACCTGCTCGACCCGGAAGACTGA
- the rimM gene encoding ribosome maturation factor RimM (Essential for efficient processing of 16S rRNA): MAKLKDPVLMATVGAAQGLRGDVRVRCFTANPLTVGDYGHLHAEDGRTFEILETRPGKNNMIVIRFRGVNDRNAAEALRGLNLYLEREHLPDDELDDDEYFYADLEGLDVYDDEGNNYGAVSAIFDFGAGDLLELKGPGRRPVLIPFNENAVLEVDFEDGRILIDPVAAGLVDDGDDDSSEFPGTGGL; the protein is encoded by the coding sequence ATGGCGAAACTCAAAGATCCGGTACTGATGGCAACCGTCGGCGCGGCGCAGGGACTGCGCGGCGATGTTCGGGTGCGCTGCTTCACGGCCAATCCGCTGACCGTCGGCGACTACGGGCACCTTCATGCAGAGGACGGACGCACCTTCGAAATCCTCGAGACCCGCCCCGGCAAGAACAACATGATCGTGATCCGCTTCCGCGGCGTCAACGACCGCAATGCCGCCGAGGCGCTGCGCGGGCTGAACCTCTATCTCGAGCGCGAACACCTGCCGGATGACGAGCTCGACGACGACGAATATTTCTACGCCGATCTCGAAGGCCTGGACGTCTATGACGATGAGGGCAACAATTACGGCGCCGTCAGCGCGATCTTCGATTTCGGCGCGGGCGATCTTCTGGAGCTGAAAGGCCCCGGTCGCCGGCCGGTGCTGATCCCGTTCAATGAAAACGCCGTGCTGGAAGTCGATTTCGAGGATGGCCGCATCCTGATCGACCCCGTGGCCGCCGGCCTCGTCGATGACGGTGACGACGACAGTTCGGAATTCCCGGGCACCGGCGGACTGTAA
- a CDS encoding hybrid sensor histidine kinase/response regulator, which produces MTPRQRIIPVRREYNRWVANQTLEDYALRFTAKSARRFSSSRISQTAIGAISFLALEAIGGTITLSYGTTNAFFAAIVAAAVMLLAGLPIAKYAIRHGVDIDLLTRGASFGYIGSTVTSLIYASFTFILFAIEASIMSGALELAFGIPLWISYIISAVLVIPLVTYGVQMISRFQLITQPFWIILNILPFVFIAFMDFEKFEVWRAFGGLHTPSVAPGSAAPFTLAGFAAAAGVIFALMPQIGEQVDFLRFLPASGKRKLRHRLAIFLAGPGWVVVGVPKLMAGSFLAVLALSAGTPTTAAADPAHMYLTAFGYMIPNQTAALLLMAAFVVVSQLKINVMNAYAGSLAWSNFFSRLTHSHPGRVVWLIFNVAIALLLMQLGIYRLLEASLSVFSIVAMAWLSTISADLFINKPLGLSPPGIEFKRAHLYDINPVGLGAMATSGGIALAAHFGLFGALAVSFAPFIALIVALIASPLLAWATDGRYYLARKPRKGWQSKTAITCSICEHPFEPEDMAWCPAYAGPICSLCCSLDSRCHDLCKPKARFNTQVATVAYKLLPHRVVAQLSSRLGRYGIAFALSVAFIGAILGMVAYQMAQASPETASVVYDTSLIVFFVFSLVAGVVAWFFVLAHDSRMVAEEESSRQTTLLLKEIAAHEKTDAALQAAKEAAEAANRAKSRYVVGLSHELRTPLNAVYGYAQLLERDPTIPEARQPAIKSIRRSADYLSGLIDGLLDISRIESGRLQVFSNEIDLTEFLDQITDMFETQARAKGLTFHHERDRNLPAHVRSDEKRLRQILVNLLSNAVKFTDTGTVTFTARYRSQVATFIVSDTGSGIAASDLGRIYEPFERGGRSEKPGLGLGLTITRLLVNTLGGAIDVRSEEGKGTTFTVRLMLASIDRPTLWRATAENERAGYEGPRRTIMVVDDNADHRAMMRDILGQLGFAVLLAEDGAGALDMLEEEKPDLFLLDIRMNGMNGWQLATRLREAGITSPIVMLSANIGDDAVIGRGDDSHNDTLSKPVNLNRLRDVLALQLGLVWRTQKAASPQKPAEKPVPPPKSDRDELIGLAEIGYLRGIREKLDALSKSAAYQPFAEKAGAYITAFDIDGFIRFVRAAEETDG; this is translated from the coding sequence ATGACGCCACGCCAACGCATCATTCCCGTCCGGCGCGAATATAACCGCTGGGTCGCCAACCAGACGCTGGAGGACTACGCGCTGCGGTTTACCGCGAAGAGCGCGCGCCGGTTCTCCTCGAGCCGCATCTCGCAGACCGCCATCGGCGCGATCTCGTTTCTGGCGCTGGAGGCGATCGGCGGCACGATCACGCTTTCCTACGGCACGACCAATGCCTTCTTCGCCGCCATTGTCGCAGCCGCCGTGATGCTGCTTGCCGGCCTGCCGATCGCCAAATATGCGATCCGCCACGGCGTCGATATCGACCTTCTGACCCGCGGCGCCTCATTCGGCTATATCGGCTCGACAGTCACCTCGCTGATCTATGCCAGCTTCACCTTCATCCTGTTTGCGATCGAGGCGTCGATCATGTCGGGAGCGCTGGAGCTCGCCTTCGGCATTCCGCTGTGGATCAGCTACATCATCTCCGCCGTTCTGGTGATCCCGCTCGTCACCTATGGCGTGCAGATGATCTCGCGGTTCCAGCTGATCACCCAGCCGTTCTGGATCATCCTCAACATCCTGCCTTTCGTGTTCATCGCCTTCATGGACTTCGAGAAGTTCGAAGTGTGGCGAGCCTTCGGCGGCCTCCATACGCCATCAGTGGCACCCGGTTCCGCCGCACCGTTCACGCTGGCCGGCTTTGCCGCGGCTGCCGGCGTCATCTTCGCGCTGATGCCGCAGATCGGCGAGCAGGTGGACTTCCTCCGGTTTCTGCCGGCGAGCGGCAAGCGCAAACTGCGCCACCGGCTTGCCATCTTCCTCGCCGGTCCCGGCTGGGTGGTGGTCGGCGTGCCGAAGCTGATGGCAGGTTCGTTCCTCGCCGTTCTCGCGCTTTCGGCCGGTACCCCGACGACGGCAGCGGCCGATCCCGCCCATATGTATCTCACCGCCTTCGGCTACATGATCCCCAACCAGACAGCAGCACTTCTGCTGATGGCGGCCTTTGTCGTCGTGTCGCAGCTGAAGATCAACGTGATGAATGCTTATGCCGGATCGCTCGCATGGTCGAACTTCTTCTCGCGCCTGACCCACAGCCATCCGGGCCGCGTCGTCTGGCTGATCTTCAACGTTGCGATCGCCCTGCTCCTGATGCAGCTCGGCATCTACCGCCTGCTGGAAGCCTCGCTCAGCGTATTCTCGATCGTCGCCATGGCCTGGCTCTCGACGATCTCGGCCGACCTGTTCATCAACAAGCCGCTCGGTCTGTCGCCACCCGGCATCGAGTTCAAGCGCGCGCATCTCTACGACATCAACCCGGTGGGACTTGGCGCGATGGCGACCTCCGGCGGCATTGCCCTTGCCGCCCATTTCGGCCTGTTCGGGGCGCTTGCCGTCTCGTTTGCGCCGTTCATCGCGCTTATCGTGGCCCTCATTGCCTCACCGCTTCTCGCCTGGGCCACGGACGGGCGCTACTACCTCGCCCGCAAGCCACGCAAGGGCTGGCAGTCGAAAACCGCGATCACCTGCTCGATCTGCGAACATCCCTTCGAGCCGGAGGACATGGCCTGGTGTCCGGCCTATGCCGGACCGATCTGCTCGCTCTGCTGTTCGCTCGACAGCCGTTGCCACGATCTCTGCAAGCCGAAGGCCAGGTTCAACACCCAGGTCGCCACCGTCGCTTACAAGCTCCTGCCGCACCGTGTCGTCGCCCAGCTCTCGAGCCGACTGGGACGCTACGGCATCGCCTTTGCGCTCTCCGTCGCCTTCATCGGCGCGATCCTCGGCATGGTAGCCTATCAGATGGCGCAGGCATCGCCGGAGACGGCCTCGGTGGTCTACGACACATCGCTGATCGTGTTCTTCGTGTTCTCGCTGGTGGCCGGCGTCGTCGCATGGTTCTTCGTGCTTGCCCATGACAGCCGGATGGTGGCGGAGGAAGAATCCTCCCGCCAGACCACGCTGCTGCTCAAGGAAATCGCCGCCCACGAGAAGACGGATGCCGCGCTGCAGGCCGCCAAGGAAGCGGCAGAAGCGGCCAACCGGGCCAAGAGCCGCTATGTCGTCGGCCTTTCCCACGAGCTGCGCACACCGCTCAATGCCGTCTACGGCTATGCCCAGCTTCTGGAGCGCGACCCGACGATACCGGAAGCGCGCCAGCCGGCGATCAAGTCGATCCGCCGCTCCGCCGATTATCTCTCCGGCCTGATTGACGGCCTGCTCGACATATCCCGGATCGAATCCGGCCGGCTCCAGGTGTTTTCCAACGAGATCGATCTCACGGAGTTCCTCGACCAGATCACCGACATGTTCGAAACCCAGGCCCGCGCCAAAGGCCTCACCTTTCACCACGAGCGCGACCGCAACCTGCCGGCTCATGTCAGAAGCGACGAGAAGCGGCTGCGACAGATCCTCGTCAACTTGCTTTCCAATGCGGTGAAATTCACCGACACCGGCACCGTTACCTTCACCGCCCGCTACCGCAGCCAGGTCGCGACTTTCATCGTTTCCGACACCGGCAGCGGCATCGCCGCCAGCGACCTCGGTCGCATCTACGAGCCGTTCGAACGCGGCGGGCGCAGCGAGAAGCCGGGCCTCGGCCTCGGCCTTACCATTACCCGTCTCCTGGTCAACACGCTCGGCGGCGCGATCGATGTCAGAAGCGAGGAGGGAAAGGGTACGACCTTCACCGTGCGGCTGATGCTCGCCTCCATCGACCGGCCAACGCTGTGGCGCGCGACGGCCGAGAACGAGCGTGCCGGCTATGAGGGCCCGCGCCGCACGATCATGGTGGTCGACGACAATGCCGACCATCGGGCGATGATGCGCGACATTCTCGGCCAGCTTGGCTTTGCCGTGCTTCTTGCCGAGGATGGTGCCGGCGCACTCGACATGCTGGAGGAGGAAAAGCCGGACCTCTTCCTCCTCGACATCCGCATGAACGGCATGAACGGCTGGCAGCTTGCGACGCGGCTGCGCGAGGCCGGCATCACCAGCCCGATCGTGATGCTTTCGGCCAATATCGGCGATGACGCGGTGATCGGCCGGGGCGACGACAGCCACAACGACACGCTCTCCAAGCCCGTCAACCTCAACCGGCTGCGCGATGTGCTGGCGCTGCAGCTCGGCCTGGTGTGGCGCACCCAGAAGGCGGCCAGCCCACAAAAACCTGCCGAAAAGCCCGTCCCGCCGCCGAAAAGCGACCGCGACGAATTGATAGGCCTCGCCGAAATCGGCTATCTACGCGGTATCCGCGAGAAACTCGATGCGCTTTCAAAGAGCGCCGCATACCAGCCCTTTGCAGAAAAGGCAGGCGCTTACATCACCGCCTTCGATATCGATGGCTTCATCCGCTTCGTGCGGGCCGCAGAGGAAACCGATGGCTGA
- the rpsP gene encoding 30S ribosomal protein S16 has product MAIKIRLARGGSKKRPYYHIVAADERSPRDGRFIEKLGHWNPMLPKDSEERVVFDTDRVKYWLGTGAQPTDRVLRFLAEAGIAERKVRNNPNKAKPGKKAEERAAEKKQKAEEAAAAAAEASAEASE; this is encoded by the coding sequence ATGGCAATCAAAATTCGTCTCGCCCGTGGCGGTTCCAAGAAGCGTCCCTACTACCACATCGTTGCTGCTGACGAGCGCTCCCCGCGCGACGGCCGCTTCATCGAGAAGCTCGGCCACTGGAACCCGATGCTGCCGAAGGACTCGGAAGAGCGTGTCGTTTTCGACACCGACCGTGTGAAGTACTGGCTCGGCACCGGCGCCCAGCCGACCGACCGCGTTCTGCGCTTCCTCGCAGAAGCCGGTATTGCCGAGCGCAAGGTTCGCAACAACCCGAACAAGGCGAAGCCCGGCAAGAAGGCCGAAGAGCGCGCCGCCGAGAAGAAGCAGAAGGCCGAAGAAGCAGCAGCCGCTGCCGCCGAAGCCTCCGCAGAAGCTTCGGAATAA